A window from Mangifera indica cultivar Alphonso chromosome 2, CATAS_Mindica_2.1, whole genome shotgun sequence encodes these proteins:
- the LOC123208351 gene encoding peptidyl-prolyl cis-trans isomerase CYP19-3-like: MSNPKVFFEIVIGKMKMGQVVMELYKDVAPKTAENFRALCTGEKGIGVSGKPLHYKGSAFHRIIPNFMCQGGDFTRGNGTGGESIYGMKFADENFKLKHTGPGILSMANAGPNTNGSQFFICTEKTPWLDGKHVVFGKVVDGYSVVKEMEKVGSDSGRTSQPVLIEDCGQISEN; encoded by the coding sequence ATGTCAAATCCCAAGGTTTTCTTTGAAATTGTGATTGGAAAAATGAAGATGGGCCAAGTAGTGATGGAGCTATATAAAGATGTTGCACCAAAAACTGCTGAAAATTTCCGGGCCCTATGCACTGGTGAGAAGGGGATTGGAGTGTCTGGAAAGCCGCTACACTATAAGGGCTCAGCATTTCATCGCATAATCCCAAACTTCATGTGTCAGGGAGGAGATTTCACCAGGGGTAATGGAACTGGAGGAGAATCCATATATGGCATGAAGTTTGCTGATGAGAACTTCAAGCTGAAGCATACTGGGCCTGGAATTCTTTCAATGGCTAATGCTGGACCTAACACTAATGGTTCACAGTTCTTTATATGCACTGAGAAGACACCGTGGCTTGATGGCAAACATGTTGTGTTTGGGAAAGTTGTAGATGGCTATAGTGTTGTCAAGGAGATGGAGAAGGTGGGTTCCGACAGTGGGAGGACTTCCCAGCCAGTTCTTATTGAAGACTGTGGTCAAATATCCGAGAATTGA
- the LOC123208349 gene encoding rubisco accumulation factor 1.1, chloroplastic-like, whose protein sequence is MRPTTVTTISPSLRNIKLNKIRQKSTVDTPLSILSRSNMLCVTINTLSLKPFTSPFTHNNLFLLNPSPFQFSSSKPILRSISALILPPNSQQQRPQRQLYQPFRPPPSPIPSKFRNLDTASRLEVLANRLGLWFEYAPLIPTLYQEGFTPPSIEESTGISGVEQNRLVVAAQVRDSLVECNADPEVLDFFGTGGAELLYEIRLLSASQRAAAARYLVENNCDAKGAQDLARAVKDFPRRREETARKKFNYVLPGDCLSFMYYRQSKEHKNPSEERTRALELALQVAESDEAKNLIERELQEDSEEKDGKEEEIESGVHVPVVRLRIGEVSEATSVVILPVCSEEEKGKGISEAPFECRSEGEFGVVAAEKGWNRWVVLPGWKPIVGLGNGGVVVSFSDARVLPWKANTWYKEEAILVVADRSRKVVEVDEGFYLVQLEDGELKVERGLALKERGVEESLGTVLLVVRPPKEEIDDQLRDEDWE, encoded by the coding sequence ATGAGGCCCACAACAGTAACTACGATCTCTCCATCTCTGAGAAATATCAAACTGAATAAGATAAGGCAAAAATCAACAGTCGACACCCCTCTCAGCATCCTCTCGCGCAGCAACATGCTCTGTGTAACTATAAACACCCTTTCCCTAAAACCATTCACATCTCCCTTCACTCACAACAACCTTTTCCTTCTAAACCCTTCaccttttcaattttcttcttctaaacCCATTCTCAGGTCCATCTCTGCTCTCATCCTACCCCCAAATTCCCAACAACAACGACCCCAGAGACAGCTTTACCAGCCGTTTAGACCGCCCCCTTCTCCGATCCCATCCAAATTTCGCAATCTAGACACTGCCTCTCGTCTCGAAGTCCTCGCCAATCGCCTGGGCCTCTGGTTCGAATACGCCCCCTTAATTCCCACCCTGTATCAGGAGGGTTTCACCCCTCCTTCTATTGAAGAATCCACTGGAATTTCTGGGGTTGAACAAAACCGACTTGTCGTTGCTGCGCAAGTGCGGGATTCCCTCGTCGAATGCAATGCTGACCCGGAAGTTCTCGACTTTTTCGGCACCGGTGGTGCGGAGCTTTTGTATGAGATAAGGCTGTTAAGCGCCTCACAACGGGCCGCCGCTGCACGCTATCTTGTTGAGAATAATTGTGATGCTAAAGGAGCACAAGATTTGGCGCGTGCGGTGAAGGATTTTCCACGGAGGCGTGAGGAGACAGCCCGGAAGAAGTTTAATTATGTTCTTCCAGGTGATTGCTTGTCTTTCATGTATTATAGGCAAAGTAAAGAGCATAAAAATCCATCCGAAGAGAGAACAAGAGCTTTAGAACTTGCATTGCAAGTTGCTGAGTCTGATGAGGCTAAAAATTTGATAGAGAGAGAGTTACAGGAAGATAGCGAGGAGAAGGACggtaaagaagaagaaattgagagTGGGGTTCATGTTCCAGTTGTTAGATTAAGGATTGGTGAGGTTAGTGAAGCAACTAGTGTGGTTATTCTGCCTGTTTGTAGTGAGGAGGAGAAGGGAAAAGGGATTTCTGAAGCACCGTTCGAGTGTAGGAGTGAAGGAGAGTTTGGAGTGGTTGCGGCTGAGAAGGGGTGGAACAGGTGGGTGGTGTTGCCAGGGTGGAAGCCTATTGTGGGGTTGGGAAATGGTGGAGTGGTTGTGTCGTTCAGTGATGCAAGAGTGTTGCCATGGAAGGCCAATACGTGGTATAAGGAGGAGGCTATTTTGGTGGTTGCAGATAGGAGCAGGAAGGTGGTAGAGGTGGATGAAGGGTTTTACTTGGTGCAGCTTGAAGATGGTGAGTTGAAGGTGGAAAGAGGGTTGGCGTTAAAGGAACGAGGAGTGGAAGAAAGTTTAGGGACTGTGTTGCTGGTGGTTAGGCCACCAAAAGAAGAGATTGATGATCAATTGAGAGATGAAGATTGGGAGTGA
- the LOC123208350 gene encoding uncharacterized protein LOC123208350, translating into MGDNLFEGLPPPSSQQQNREHESEQEQQSTTYKKKRESSPVPAPAPAPSLKSALKKPKTNPEDTLPQKTLRFKTTTDASEKQVIDAMQKIASHIKNPAKFGKASKLAIQLIQAGSVKPGTSDHFFAILEAAMSSPTSCTDASVRADYHALFSAAQDAAECLSKKQKNQLTKWTIRTVVANDLFTDDSFVFSKTSTQIKEIISNLPVATKDDDVEEAVALKDDAEITNEDDQCKQDMLSASLEEGNNKDESDPFGLDALMSNKTKKDDRTKVKKDTADSIRKEEEEENKRFLKGQREALITCLEIAARRYKTPWCQTVIDILVKHAFDNVARFTSRQRDAIEKLWASIREQQTRRKQGKSVTGKLDINGFEWLQQKYANEKISIRHSVGGGGDRRAQQWLG; encoded by the exons ATGGGTGACAATTTATTCGAGGGATTACCACCACCCTCGTCTCAGCAACAAAATCGAGAGCATGAATCGGAGCAAGAACAACAATCTACCACatacaagaagaaaagagaatcCTCTCCCGTTCCAGCTCCAGCCCCAGCCCCTAGCCTGAAAAGTGCCCTCAAGAAACCTAAAACTAACCCAGAAG ACACCTTACCTCAAAAGACCTTGAGGTTTAAAACAACAACAGATGCCTCGGAAAAGCAAGTTATTGATGCCATGCAGAAAATTGCATCACATATCAAGAACCCTGCAAAGTTTGGTAAGGCTTCGAAGCTTGCCATACAGTTGATTCAGGCTGGAAGTGTGAAACCAGGGACCAGTGACCACTTTTTTGCCATACTGGAGGCTGCAATGTCGTCACCCACTTCATGCACGGATGCTTCAGTGCGAGCAGATTATCATGCATTGTTCTCTGCGGCACAAGATGCAGCTGAA TGCCTCAGTAAGAAGCAGAAGAACCAATTAACTAAATGGACAATTCGAACAGTGGTAGCAAATGACTTGTTCACTGATGACAGCTTTGTG TTTTCTAAAACATCTACACAGATAAAAGAGATCATATCTAATCTTCCAGTGGCAACTAAGGATGATGATGTTGAGGAAGCTGTGGCACTGAAAGATGATGCAGAAATAACTAATGAAGACGATCAATGTAAGCAGGATATGCTTTCAGCTTCCCTAGAAGAAGGAAATAACAAGGATGAGTCTGATCCATTTGGGCTTGATGCTTTAATGTCTAACAAAACAAAGAAGGATGACAGAACAAAGGTTAAGAAAGACACAGCAGACAGTATCAGGaaggaggaagaggaagaaaataagaGGTTTCTCAAGGGGCAGAGAGAAGCCTTGATTACTTGTTTAGAGATTGCTGCACGACGTTACAAAACTCCATG gtgCCAAACAGTGATAGACATCCTGGTGAAGCATGCCTTCGATAATGTAGCAAGATTTACATCTAGACAAAGGGATGCCATTGAGAAACTTTGGGCTTCTATAAGGGAGCAACAAACTCGGAGGAAGCAAGGGAAATCGGTAACTGGGAAACTTGATATAAATGGTTTTGAATGGCTTCAACAAAAATATGCTAATGAAAAGATTAGTATTCGGCATTCTGTTGGAGGTGGTGGGGATCGCCGAGCTCAACAGTGGCTTGGTTGA
- the LOC123208348 gene encoding AT-hook motif nuclear-localized protein 19-like has protein sequence MANRWWAGQVGLPGMDTSATSSSPMKRPDLGISMGNNNEESGNGGGDEEDERENSDEPKEGAIEVSTRRPRGRPPGSKNKPKPPIFVTRDSPNALKSHVMEIANGSDVAETLANFARRRQRGVCVLSGSGTVTNVTLRQPSDPGAVMAIHGRFEILSLTGAFLPGPAPPGSTGLTIYLAGGQGQVVGGTVVGSLVAAGPVMVIAATFSNATYERLPLEEEEEEGGGGGPQGPLGTGNGGGLGDPSGLPVYNNLPPNLLPNGGQLSHEAYGWAHGRPPFA, from the coding sequence ATGGCGAACCGGTGGTGGGCCGGGCAGGTGGGTCTACCTGGAATGGACACATCAGCTACCTCGTCATCTCCCATGAAAAGGCCAGATCTGGGTATCTCCATGGGCAACAATAATGAAGAAAGTGGAAATGGTGGCGGCGacgaagaagatgaaagagagAACAGTGATGAGCCTAAAGAGGGAGCCATTGAAGTCTCCACGCGCCGCCCTAGAGGTCGTCCACCGGGCTCCAAGAACAAACCCAAGCCTCCCATATTCGTTACAAGGGATAGCCCTAATGCACTCAAAAGTCACGTAATGGAAATAGCAAACGGCTCTGACGTTGCAGAAACCCTAGCTAATTTCGCTAGAAGGAGACAGAGAGGTGTGTGTGTACTCAGTGGAAGCGGCACCGTCACCAATGTAACCCTCCGGCAGCCGTCTGACCCCGGTGCAGTCATGGCAATTCACGGTAGGTTTGAGATACTATCCCTAACTGGAGCATTTTTGCCCGGTCCAGCACCTCCCGGGTCAACCGGGCTGACTATCTACTTAGCCGGCGGGCAGGGCCAGGTTGTGGGAGGCACTGTGGTGGGGTCACTGGTGGCGGCAGGCCCGGTGATGGTGATAGCGGCAACCTTCTCAAATGCCACATATGAGAGGCTGCCTctggaggaggaggaagaagaaggaggCGGTGGTGGGCCGCAGGGGCCACTAGGTACCGGGAACGGTGGCGGCTTGGGTGACCCTTCAGGATTGCCGGTTTATAACAATCTGCCGCCAAACTTGTTGCCTAACGGAGGGCAGCTGAGCCATGAAGCTTATGGTTGGGCTCATGGGCGGCCACCTTTTGCATAA